A single genomic interval of Oncorhynchus mykiss isolate Arlee chromosome 13, USDA_OmykA_1.1, whole genome shotgun sequence harbors:
- the LOC110485391 gene encoding CMRF35-like molecule 8, whose protein sequence is MRILLIVILLAFMTGCLSSFKVTGYSGGTVIISCHYSTEDRSHDKYFCLGKYSLSCKDQIRTGLINTWKHSGRFSLYDNTEGNDFKVMIRQLTRQDEGTYWCGVDKPIIPDSYTKVELEVKKDDCCEKSVTETAFLGGEATIRCNYPEDHEDNIKYFCKEDSESDCENKISDTYHEKPRRYSLSKRRRERFSTVTISDLTEDDTGTYWCGVETSRTEQRYITLITRVWLLVIMKPTNTTTTTTAPPDPPTTTFISLSSSSSSPSSSSSSSPPPSSSSLNGSGTSVVIMVSVSLVVLLLLISLIIVYRWKYNKVTGSVSSTHRVSPDTGNNDGGCHGDGDYEEIKECPLQSDSDAATSTIYATANLPTSHSESPHYASVNFHKNPSSPNEATATITKEGSCPNEATAAITKEGTSSCDYATVNCQSPTYSTVNHPPCSSQAAYP, encoded by the exons ATGAGGATCCTGCTGATAGTCATCCTCCTCGCCTTCATGACAG GTTGTTTGAGCTCCTTCAAAGTGACAGGATACTCTGGAGGAACTGTCATCATCTCCTGTCATTATTCCACAGAAGACAGAAGTCATGACAAATATTTCTGCTTGGGGAAGTATAGTTTGAGTTGTAAGGATCAAATCAGAACTGGATTGATTAACACCTGGAAGCACAGTGGTAGATTCTCTCTGTATGACAACACTGAAGGAAACGACTTCAAGGTGATGATCAGACAACTGACCAGACAAGATGAAGGGACCTACTGGTGTGGAGTGGACAAACCTATTATACCTGACAGTTATACCAAGGTAGAGCTGGAGGTGAAGAAGG ATGACTGCTGTGAGAAGTCAGTCACAGAGACGGCCTTTCTGGGAGGAGAAGCTACCATCAGATGTAACTATCCAGAGGACCATGAGGACAACATCAAGTATTTCTGCAAAGAAGACAGTGAATCTGACTGTGAAAACAAGATATCAGATACATATCATGAAAAACCTAGAAGATATTCTCTTTctaagagaagaagagagagattcTCTACAGTGACCATCAGTGACCTGACTGAAGATGATACTGGGACCTACTGGTGTGGAGTAGAAACCAGCAGGACAGAACAACGTTACATTACACTGATCACACGGGTGTGGCTGCTTGTTATAA TGAAACCaactaacacaacaacaacaacaacagccccaCCAGACCCACCCACAACCACCTTCatctcactatcatcatcatcatcatcaccatcatcatcatcatcatcatcaccaccaccatcatcatcatcactcaaCGGATCTG gtacCTCAGTGGTCATCATGGTGTCTGTTAGTCTGGTAGTGTTACTGCTGCTGATCAGCCTGATCATAGTCTACAGATGGAAATACAACAAGGTCACag GATCTGTCTCttcaacacacagagtgagtccagacacaggaaacaatgaCGGG gGTTGTCATGGTGACGGTGACTATGAAGAGATAAAGGAGTGCCCCCTACAGTCAGACTCAGATGCTGCGACCTCCACCATCTATGCCACCGCCAACTTACCCACAAGCCACTCTGAGTCTCCCCACTACGCCAGCGTCAACTTCCACAAGAACCCCAGTAGCCCCAATGAAGCAACTGCCACCATCACTAAAGAGGGCAGCTGCCCCAATGAAGCCACCGCTGCCATTACTAAAGAGGGCACTTCGTCATGTGACTATGCTACTGTGAACTGTCAAAGCCCCACCTACTCTACTGTCAATCATCCACCCTGCTCCTCACAGGCAGCATACCCATAG